A region of Fibrobacter sp. UWR3 DNA encodes the following proteins:
- a CDS encoding DNA cytosine methyltransferase: PPFLLSAPRPSESARTAPARVNSFTFNTERKVPTSKKQTQKKIKVLSLFSGCGGLDLGFLGGFSFSGKDYERLDTDVVFANDFDPDAVNCYNSNALLVKDSAKSICKDVREIEDEEFPDFDVMIAGFPCQPFSNAGNRKGVNDKNGRGTLFEECERILKYKISQKKKPKAFLFENVRGILSSKMPDGKTTVPNEIKARMEKLGYNVSMQLVCASDYGVPQKRYRVLIVGVDKKIGSFDFEKIKELVQKENIPSESFGKQEKLLLGSILKDVPKEDFWEYTKATQNMIEKIGPCAHGARALKYFKKDFEYDKMPEIYKEGKSWKDIPPEELTPRFKKIYDDPKKYHSPKFFRRFAFGEINGTITASSQPENCGITHPIENRRFTVREIARIQSFPDNFDFSKIPLQSRYKVIGNAVPPILGWVVAKTLTEIIKEG; this comes from the coding sequence CCCGCCCTTTCTTTTGTCCGCACCCCGGCCAAGCGAATCGGCCAGAACCGCTCCCGCGAGAGTGAACTCGTTCACTTTCAACACGGAGCGAAAAGTGCCGACATCGAAGAAGCAAACGCAAAAGAAAATAAAAGTTCTGTCCTTATTTTCTGGATGTGGTGGATTAGACCTGGGTTTTCTAGGCGGGTTCTCTTTTTCTGGAAAGGATTATGAACGTCTTGATACCGATGTCGTTTTCGCAAATGATTTTGATCCTGATGCTGTCAACTGTTATAACAGCAATGCTTTGCTTGTGAAAGATTCTGCAAAATCAATATGCAAGGATGTTCGAGAAATTGAGGACGAAGAATTTCCCGACTTCGATGTCATGATCGCTGGATTTCCGTGCCAACCATTTTCCAATGCGGGGAACCGTAAAGGCGTAAACGATAAAAATGGCCGTGGTACATTGTTTGAGGAATGTGAACGAATCTTAAAGTATAAGATTTCTCAAAAGAAAAAGCCCAAAGCATTTTTATTCGAAAATGTTCGAGGAATCCTTTCGTCTAAAATGCCTGACGGAAAAACAACTGTGCCAAATGAAATTAAGGCTCGAATGGAAAAACTCGGTTATAACGTTTCGATGCAATTGGTTTGTGCGAGTGATTACGGAGTTCCGCAAAAAAGATACCGTGTATTAATTGTTGGTGTCGATAAGAAAATAGGCTCGTTTGATTTCGAAAAGATAAAAGAACTTGTCCAAAAAGAAAACATTCCGTCGGAATCTTTTGGCAAACAAGAAAAGTTACTTCTTGGTTCTATCTTGAAGGATGTCCCTAAAGAAGACTTTTGGGAATATACAAAAGCAACTCAAAATATGATTGAGAAAATCGGCCCTTGTGCACATGGTGCGAGAGCTTTGAAATATTTCAAAAAAGATTTTGAGTACGATAAGATGCCCGAAATTTATAAGGAAGGTAAATCTTGGAAGGATATTCCTCCAGAGGAATTGACGCCTCGCTTTAAGAAGATTTATGATGATCCCAAGAAGTACCATTCCCCAAAATTTTTCAGAAGATTTGCTTTTGGCGAAATCAACGGAACGATTACGGCTTCATCTCAGCCTGAAAACTGCGGTATAACTCACCCCATTGAAAATAGACGCTTTACTGTTCGCGAAATTGCCAGAATCCAATCATTTCCAGACAATTTTGATTTTAGCAAAATCCCCTTGCAATCAAGGTATAAAGTTATTGGGAATGCAGTTCCGCCGATACTCGGTTGGGTTGTCGCGAAAACATTGACTGAAATTATAAAGGAGGGATAA
- a CDS encoding LlaJI family restriction endonuclease, translating into MRITVAEKGSDFVGLKITLDARCVTFPMGYSITSSDNADIAPTLRSEILLLIRKISDCEKLQGERVCRINTNDQRLDFPIGSILFLIEDFLNRGSYYTEKEKIMGDGLPGKISWSGTIKRIKPIVSERGIAFLDFIVHKSRIKNDRLITELHKYCVYKSFELLGFLYTVAMPDQGLINEADIKKNRAYYVSFLDSKISETHLEQNAELFVHMKNVIQNFDSEDTISSATYGTNSFHTIWESMVNDVYGTVSKPEMEKYYPCSKWKRPNGDWLKNNVPLRPDTIMIDDSTGVKLCFILDSKYYSYAAMKNDGADVSEDNSQVSVADHGSIPGTDSIQKQITYAEFIDKSRTRPTNKCPEKYKFDPDKIFNVFILPGNVPDGNGIKYIGYAEADWNTKATEGYRKIHGFLLDTKTVMRKQISSSTSRRILIDYILSVVHEQGA; encoded by the coding sequence ATGCGAATCACTGTCGCCGAAAAGGGTTCGGACTTTGTCGGTCTTAAAATCACGCTTGATGCCAGATGCGTGACGTTCCCTATGGGTTACTCGATTACATCGAGTGATAACGCCGACATCGCGCCAACCCTTCGTTCCGAAATTCTTTTGCTGATTCGAAAAATAAGCGATTGCGAAAAATTGCAGGGCGAACGGGTTTGCCGCATAAACACGAACGACCAGCGTCTCGATTTCCCTATTGGCAGCATCCTGTTCCTGATAGAAGACTTCCTTAATCGCGGTTCCTATTACACCGAAAAAGAAAAAATCATGGGCGATGGCCTGCCCGGGAAAATTTCCTGGAGCGGCACCATCAAAAGAATCAAGCCGATTGTTTCTGAACGCGGCATCGCGTTCCTTGATTTTATCGTCCACAAGAGTCGCATAAAGAACGACCGGCTTATTACGGAACTGCACAAGTATTGCGTTTACAAGTCATTTGAACTGTTGGGATTCCTCTATACGGTGGCGATGCCGGATCAAGGACTTATTAACGAAGCGGATATCAAGAAGAACAGGGCCTATTACGTCAGCTTTCTGGACTCAAAAATTTCGGAAACCCACCTAGAGCAGAACGCCGAACTTTTCGTCCACATGAAAAATGTCATCCAGAATTTCGACAGCGAAGACACGATAAGTTCTGCAACTTACGGGACAAATTCTTTCCATACGATCTGGGAAAGCATGGTTAACGACGTGTACGGAACCGTGAGCAAACCGGAAATGGAAAAATATTACCCTTGTTCTAAATGGAAAAGACCGAATGGCGATTGGCTAAAAAATAATGTTCCACTCCGGCCCGACACGATAATGATTGACGATAGCACAGGGGTTAAGCTTTGCTTTATTCTCGATTCTAAATACTATTCGTACGCTGCGATGAAAAATGACGGCGCAGATGTGTCCGAAGATAATTCGCAGGTTTCTGTCGCAGACCATGGCTCTATCCCTGGAACGGATTCCATACAGAAGCAAATCACTTACGCTGAATTTATAGACAAGTCACGAACACGACCTACGAATAAATGCCCGGAAAAATACAAGTTTGATCCAGACAAGATTTTCAACGTATTTATTTTACCGGGAAATGTGCCGGACGGCAACGGCATCAAATACATCGGTTACGCCGAAGCTGATTGGAACACCAAAGCTACCGAAGGCTACCGAAAAATCCACGGATTTCTTCTCGACACCAAAACCGTGATGCGAAAGCAAATTTCGTCATCAACCTCTAGGCGGATATTGATTGACTACATTTTAAGTGTCGTTCACGAACAGGGTGCTTGA
- the der gene encoding ribosome biogenesis GTPase Der, whose translation MKLPVVCIIGRPNVGKSSLFNRILGRRAAVVSDRDGVTRDRHYQTANYKGHEFTVVDTGGFLPDDSIDVLADSVRAQIFNAVEESDLVLFMVDVRVGITKLDQQFARLIRKLDKKVILVANKSEQQGDRQESYEFLKLGFGQPRTISALTGYACLSLLDEVVSILPTPVRGERKEERPIRFAILGRPNAGKSTLLNRLLNEDRAVVSDIPGTTRDSIDCDFIVDGQKFVVTDTAGLRKKAKVEDEVEIFSNMRTLESIRRSDLSVLMVDCTRGLEVQDFRIITEIRKAGKGLVLVLNKWDIYPDKTEKSFDHMVKEMLEREPMLEYVPIISASAKEGQRVNRIVQAIQTVYANCRRVLGRDRVAESFANFLQEKAPPSHNARVVSLTRACQIMVEPPVIAIETRTPELVDESYKRYLLKKFYEEFQLQGAPLRLNFDQKLTLRKDEELEQFTESSNSVLAGVNPQRHMDRKTRER comes from the coding sequence ATGAAATTACCAGTCGTGTGCATTATCGGACGCCCGAACGTGGGCAAGTCCTCGCTATTCAACCGCATCCTGGGCCGCAGGGCGGCAGTCGTCTCGGACCGTGACGGCGTTACGCGCGATAGGCATTACCAGACGGCGAACTACAAGGGCCACGAGTTCACGGTGGTCGATACGGGCGGATTCTTGCCCGACGATTCCATCGACGTTTTGGCCGATAGCGTCCGTGCGCAGATTTTCAATGCGGTCGAGGAATCCGACCTCGTGCTCTTCATGGTGGATGTCCGCGTGGGCATTACCAAGCTCGACCAGCAGTTTGCGCGCCTTATCCGCAAGCTCGATAAGAAGGTGATTCTTGTGGCGAACAAGAGCGAGCAGCAGGGCGACCGCCAGGAAAGTTACGAGTTTCTCAAGCTCGGTTTTGGCCAGCCCCGCACCATCAGTGCGCTTACGGGCTATGCCTGCCTCTCGCTCCTCGACGAGGTCGTCTCGATTCTCCCGACGCCGGTGCGTGGCGAACGCAAGGAAGAACGCCCCATCCGTTTCGCGATTCTTGGCCGCCCGAACGCGGGCAAGAGCACGCTGTTGAACCGCCTGCTGAACGAAGACCGCGCAGTGGTTTCCGACATTCCGGGTACGACCCGCGATTCCATCGACTGCGACTTCATTGTCGATGGCCAGAAGTTCGTGGTAACCGACACGGCGGGCCTCCGCAAGAAGGCGAAGGTCGAGGACGAAGTCGAAATTTTCAGCAACATGCGCACGCTCGAAAGCATCCGCCGCTCCGACCTCTCGGTACTGATGGTCGATTGCACCCGCGGGCTCGAGGTGCAGGACTTCCGCATCATTACCGAAATCCGCAAGGCGGGCAAGGGCCTGGTGCTCGTGCTCAACAAGTGGGATATCTACCCGGACAAGACGGAAAAGTCCTTCGACCACATGGTGAAGGAGATGCTCGAACGCGAACCGATGCTCGAGTACGTGCCGATTATTTCTGCAAGCGCCAAGGAAGGCCAGCGCGTGAACCGCATTGTGCAGGCCATCCAGACGGTGTATGCCAACTGCCGCCGCGTGCTGGGCCGTGACCGTGTCGCCGAAAGTTTTGCGAACTTCTTGCAGGAGAAGGCGCCCCCGAGCCACAACGCCCGCGTGGTGTCGCTTACCCGCGCATGCCAGATTATGGTGGAGCCGCCCGTCATCGCAATCGAGACGCGCACGCCCGAGCTGGTGGATGAGTCGTACAAGCGCTACCTGCTCAAGAAGTTTTACGAGGAATTCCAGTTGCAGGGTGCCCCCTTGCGCCTGAATTTCGACCAGAAGTTAACCCTCAGAAAGGATGAAGAACTTGAACAGTTTACTGAGTCTTCCAATAGCGTACTTGCTGGGGTCAATCCCCAGCGCCATATGGATCGCAAAACTCGCGAAAGGTAA